Proteins co-encoded in one Candidatus Zixiibacteriota bacterium genomic window:
- a CDS encoding DUF4266 domain-containing protein yields the protein MKKIKLIAIGLVSVVAGAILSGCAHMGAEVWERDILAKPAMQLDSGALDRALDDHIYFSKEASSGGRGFGGGGCGCN from the coding sequence ATGAAAAAAATCAAGCTCATCGCCATCGGTCTCGTAAGCGTCGTCGCCGGGGCAATTCTCAGCGGCTGTGCACATATGGGCGCCGAGGTGTGGGAACGCGACATTCTCGCCAAACCGGCGATGCAATTGGATTCCGGCGCACTCGACCGCGCTCTTGACGATCACATCTACTTCTCCAAAGAAGCCTCCAGCGGCGGACGCGGCTTTGGCGGCGGCGGGTGCGGATGCAACTGA
- a CDS encoding TlpA family protein disulfide reductase — protein MRKKKLTYKDNRLLQRNTFALATLVAIATATLPLSAGEPQRSLQPIKAALSDSAVVAGKVVYVDFWASWCAPCRQSFPWMKRLQERYQDQGLRIVAVSVDKEIPAARQFLKETGAEFTVIYDSTGALAKTFDLKAMPTSFVFGRDGRYDSQHRGFVPKDTTAIETTLKNLLAQKAPK, from the coding sequence TTGCGAAAGAAGAAACTCACTTACAAGGACAATCGCTTGCTTCAACGCAACACCTTTGCGCTGGCGACACTGGTGGCGATCGCGACCGCGACCCTGCCGCTGTCAGCCGGCGAACCGCAGCGCTCGTTACAGCCGATCAAGGCGGCCTTATCCGATTCAGCCGTCGTCGCCGGCAAGGTCGTATATGTCGACTTCTGGGCCTCCTGGTGCGCGCCCTGCCGCCAGTCGTTTCCGTGGATGAAACGGTTGCAAGAGCGCTACCAGGATCAAGGACTGCGCATCGTTGCCGTCAGCGTCGACAAGGAGATTCCCGCCGCCCGACAATTCCTCAAGGAGACCGGCGCCGAGTTTACGGTGATCTACGATTCGACCGGAGCGCTGGCCAAGACGTTTGACCTGAAAGCGATGCCGACCTCCTTCGTCTTCGGCCGCGACGGCCGTTATGACAGCCAGCATCGCGGCTTTGTGCCGAAAGATACAACTGCAATTGAAACGACACTCAAGAACCTGCTCGCTCAGAAAGCACCAAAATGA